The sequence GCCATGGCGCGCAGGGTCGAGGGGGTGTTGGTCATCACATAGTCTCCGGCCGAGAAGTTCATCGTGCCGCAGTCGAGGGTGCAGATCTCAGGGCGCAGTTCCTCGACATGGACCAGCCGCTCCAGCGGGCCGACCATGTCGGTGCCGGCGGGGTCGAGGGGTAGGGGGGTCTCGCCCGGGCCGAACACGATGTCGCCGCCCATGCCGGCGGTCAGGTTGATGACGATGTCGACCTTGGAGTCGCGGATGCGCTCGACCACCTCGCGATAAAGGGCCGGATCGCGCGATCCCTTGCCGGTCTCCGGATCGCGCACGTGGATGTGGGCGATGGCGGCGCCGGCCTGGGCGGCCTCGATCGACGCGTTGGCGATCTGCTCCGGCGTCACCGGAATGGCCGGATGCTTGTCGACGGTTTCGCCGGACCCGGTCACGGCGCAGGTGATGAAGACTTCGGCGTTCATGGCGTTCCCGGACAGCGTCGTTGTGGTTTTGGACGAGGGTGCGAGCCCCCATCGCACGAGACGATGGTGCGGAGCATTCGCGGGATCGTGTTGACAGTCACCGACGTTTGCTTGGCATTATCCGACATCGCTCGCAGCCCCCCGGACCAAGGTCGATGACGGACGATGCAGAGACCCAGGTGATCGGCTTCCTGCTGGTCCCCGGCTTTTCGGCCATGGCCTTCTTTTCGGCCCTGGAGCCCCTGCGCGTGGCCAACCGGCTGTCGGGGCGGCCGCTCTATCGCTGGCGGGTCTATTCCGAGGACGGGGAGGCGGTGGAGGCCTCCAACGGCATGCGGATCGTGGTCGATGCGGTGTTCGGGGCGGATTCGCCGCCGACCCTGATCGTCTGCGCTGGATTCGAGCCGGCCCGGTCGGAGAGTCGGCGCACCCTGGCCATCCTGCGCCAACTGGCGCGGGCTGGCGTGGTGCTGGGGGCGCTGGACACCGGCGCCCATGTCCTGGCCAAGGCGGGGTTGCTCACAGGTGTGCGGGTCTCGCTGCACTGGGAGGCCGAGCCGGCCTTTCGTGAGGAGTTTCCGGGGATCGAGGTCACCGAGGAGCTGTTCGAGGTGGACGGGCGCATCTTCACCTGCGCCGGCGGCACCGCGGCCCTGGACCTGATGCTGGACGCCATCGGGCGCCGGCACGGGCCGGCCCTGGCCGCGGCGGTGTCCGAGCAGTTCATCCACGACCGCATCCGCTCCAGCCACGACCACCAGCGCATGGAGCTCTCGGCCCGCCTGAAGGTGACCAACGCCAAGGTGCTCAGCGTCGTGCGGCTGATGGAGCGCAACCTGGAACAGCCGCTCGGCCCCGAGGCCTTGGCCCGCCAGGTCGGCGTCACCCCGCGCCAGCTGGAGCGGCTGTTCGCCGCCGAGCTGGGCGTCTCGCCGCAACGCTATTATCGCGAGCTGCGCCTGACCCGCGCCCGGCATCTCCTGCGCCAGACCGACATGCCGGTGATCGACGTAGCCATGGCCACCGGCTTCTCCTCGGTCTCTGCCCTCTCGCGCCGCTACGCCGCACACTTCGGCGAGCCGCCCAGCCGCGACCGGCGCGAGGACGTCGCCTCGGCGGTTTCCTGATGTGGGGTGCGCCAGCTAGGGTGGCTTGGCCAAGTTTCGGAGGTCCGCCTTGTCTGCACCCCTGACTCTCGATCACGTCCGCGCGGTCGCCGCGCAGATTCGCGACCACGTCAACCTGACGCCGATCCACAGCTGGCGCGGGCCCGAGGTCGCCGCTCGCACGGGGCCGGGCACCGAGGCGGTGCTGAAGCTGGAGCTGTTCCAGCGCACCGGCACCTTCAAGGCCCGCGGCGCCATCAACAACCTGGCCCAGCTGGACGAGGCGGCCCGCGCACGGGGGATCATCGCCGTCAGCGCCGGCAACCACGCCATCGCCGCCGCCTGGGCCGCCCAGACTCTGGGGACCTCGGCCAAGGTGGTCATGATCGCCAGCGCCAATCCCGCCCGCGTCGCCCGCTGCAAGGCCTATGGCGCCGAGGTGATCATGGCCCCGCACGGCGCCGCCGCCTTCGCTCTGGCGAACGAGATCGCCGAGAAGGAGGGGCGGGTGATGATCCATCCCTTCGAAGGGCCGAACGTTGCGGCGGGCACGGCGACCCTGGGCCTCGAGTTCCATGAGCAGGCCGGGCCGATGGACGCGGTGATCGTGCCGATCGGCGGCGGCGGCCTCTGCGCCGGGGTCAGCTGGGCGATCAAGCAGTTGCAGCCCACCTGCAAGGTCTATGGCGTCGAGCCGGTGGGCGCCGACAGCATGACCCGCAGCTTCGCCGCCGGCCGGCCGGTGGACGCCCTGCCGGTGACCACCATCGCCGACAGCCTGGGGCCGCCCTATTCGCTGCCCTACAGCTACCAGCTCTGCCGGGAGAACGTGGACCGGATCGTGCTGGTGGACGACGACCAGCTGATGGACGCCATGGCGGTGCTGTTCCGCGAGATGAAGCTGGCGGTCGAACCCGCCGGTGCGGCCACCACCGCGGCCCTGTTCGGCCCCTTGAAGAACGAGCTGGCCGGCAAGCGGGTCGGCCTGATCGTCTGCGGCGCTAATATCGACCTGGAGACCTTCAGTCGCCAGATCGCGCGGGGTAACGAGATTTCGGGGCGGGTCTAGCCCCCTTCTCCCCCTGCGGGAGAAGGAGGGGCCCGTTGCGAAGCAATGGGAGGATGAGGGGGCGCACCGGCTCATCCGACGAGGTTTCGCGGCGGCGAGAAGTTGATTGGAAAGGTCAGCGCGACCCCTCATCCTCCCACCCGCTACGCGGTCAGGCCCCTCCTTCCCCCGCAAGGGGGGAAGGGAGTTTTTGTCGCCTTCGTACAGTTCCCGGAGCGATTCCCGGCTGGCCTAGGCGCCGGACGCGCATCAGGGTCATATCGGCGCCACAAGACTCGCCAGGGAGAAACCGTGTCCACAGGTCCGCTGATCGAGGCCCGCTCGATCGACTACGTCCCCTTGCGCGAGCGCCACGGCAAGGTCTGGCATCTGTGGCCGGTCTGGTTCACGGGCGACGCGCACTTGGCGACCTTGGCCACCGGCGCGCTCTCCATCGCCATGGGCATGAACCTCGCCTGGACGGCCTTGGCGATCCTGCTGGGCTGCGGGCTCGGCACCTTCTTCATGGCCTTCCACTCGACCCAGGGGCCGCAGCTTGGCCTGCCGCAGATGATCCAGTCGCGGCCGCAGTTCGGCTATTACGGCGCGATCCTGGTCTGGGGTGTGGCCCTGGTGACCTATGTCGGCTTCAACGCCTTCAACCAGCTCTTGGTCGGCGACACGCTGAAGCAACTGGCCCACGCGCCGAAGGGGCCGAGCATCCTGGGTTTCACCCTGGTGGCGCTGCTTCTGTCGGTGGTCGGTTATCGCTGGATCCACGTCGCCCAGCGGGTGATGGCCTATGTGATGATCGCCGCGCTCCTGGCCTTCACCCTCGGCGCCGGCGCGCTGCACCTGCCGATCGGCCATCTCGATGCGGCGAGCTTTCGCACTGTGCCGTTCCTGACCGAGTTCTTCGCCGCCGCCGCCTACCAGCTCAGCTGGTCGATCTATGTCTCGGACTATTCCCGCTACCTGCCGCGGAACGTCGGTGTCGCGGCCTCGTTCTGGTGGACCTTCACCGGCGCCCTGATCGGCGGGGCCTGGATGATGCTGGTGGGCGCCGCAGCCGCCTCGCTGCTGCCCAGCCTCGACATCGTCGCCGCAGTCCAGGTCGCCGGCGACCGCATCTGGCCCGGCTTCGGCCTTCTGCTGCTCGGCGTCTCTTGCCTGGGCCTGGTCACGGTGACGGCGCTGAACTTCTACGGCGGCTCGCTGACCCTACTCTCGATCGCCAATTCGGTTGGGATCAGCCCTTCGCGCAACCGGCGGATCGTGAGCCTGGGGATCCTGGCGGTGACCGCCTCCAGCCTGGCCTTCCTGTCGCCGCCAAACCTGATGCAGCAGTACCAGAACTTGCTCTCGCTCTTGCTCTACCTGTTCACCCCCTGGACGGCGATCAACCTGGTGGACTTCTACGTGGTCCGCAAAGGCCACTATTCGGTGCGCGAGATCTTCAATCCGAACGGTCTCTACCGCCGCTGGAACGCCCATGGCCTGGCGGCCTATGCGATCGGTTTCGCCAGCATGATCCCGTTCTTCTCCACCGAGGTGTTCA is a genomic window of Phenylobacterium montanum containing:
- a CDS encoding 3-keto-5-aminohexanoate cleavage protein, whose product is MNAEVFITCAVTGSGETVDKHPAIPVTPEQIANASIEAAQAGAAIAHIHVRDPETGKGSRDPALYREVVERIRDSKVDIVINLTAGMGGDIVFGPGETPLPLDPAGTDMVGPLERLVHVEELRPEICTLDCGTMNFSAGDYVMTNTPSTLRAMAARVQELGVRPELEVFDTGHLVFVKQLIKEGLLDDPVMIQLCMGVAYGAPDDMLTLMSMVHQLPAGSTFSAFSLGRHQLPYAAVAAFAGGNVRVGLEDNLYLGRGEFASNGQLVARAKTIVETMGARVLGPAEVRERLQLTKRW
- a CDS encoding GlxA family transcriptional regulator; the encoded protein is MTDDAETQVIGFLLVPGFSAMAFFSALEPLRVANRLSGRPLYRWRVYSEDGEAVEASNGMRIVVDAVFGADSPPTLIVCAGFEPARSESRRTLAILRQLARAGVVLGALDTGAHVLAKAGLLTGVRVSLHWEAEPAFREEFPGIEVTEELFEVDGRIFTCAGGTAALDLMLDAIGRRHGPALAAAVSEQFIHDRIRSSHDHQRMELSARLKVTNAKVLSVVRLMERNLEQPLGPEALARQVGVTPRQLERLFAAELGVSPQRYYRELRLTRARHLLRQTDMPVIDVAMATGFSSVSALSRRYAAHFGEPPSRDRREDVASAVS
- a CDS encoding threonine ammonia-lyase, with the translated sequence MSAPLTLDHVRAVAAQIRDHVNLTPIHSWRGPEVAARTGPGTEAVLKLELFQRTGTFKARGAINNLAQLDEAARARGIIAVSAGNHAIAAAWAAQTLGTSAKVVMIASANPARVARCKAYGAEVIMAPHGAAAFALANEIAEKEGRVMIHPFEGPNVAAGTATLGLEFHEQAGPMDAVIVPIGGGGLCAGVSWAIKQLQPTCKVYGVEPVGADSMTRSFAAGRPVDALPVTTIADSLGPPYSLPYSYQLCRENVDRIVLVDDDQLMDAMAVLFREMKLAVEPAGAATTAALFGPLKNELAGKRVGLIVCGANIDLETFSRQIARGNEISGRV
- a CDS encoding purine-cytosine permease family protein, which produces MSTGPLIEARSIDYVPLRERHGKVWHLWPVWFTGDAHLATLATGALSIAMGMNLAWTALAILLGCGLGTFFMAFHSTQGPQLGLPQMIQSRPQFGYYGAILVWGVALVTYVGFNAFNQLLVGDTLKQLAHAPKGPSILGFTLVALLLSVVGYRWIHVAQRVMAYVMIAALLAFTLGAGALHLPIGHLDAASFRTVPFLTEFFAAAAYQLSWSIYVSDYSRYLPRNVGVAASFWWTFTGALIGGAWMMLVGAAAASLLPSLDIVAAVQVAGDRIWPGFGLLLLGVSCLGLVTVTALNFYGGSLTLLSIANSVGISPSRNRRIVSLGILAVTASSLAFLSPPNLMQQYQNLLSLLLYLFTPWTAINLVDFYVVRKGHYSVREIFNPNGLYRRWNAHGLAAYAIGFASMIPFFSTEVFKGPVAQALGGADISMVVGLPVSAVAYLILLRGFDAARDAELALAADVGLEDEPHPAGAEILDGALPVTVE